The following nucleotide sequence is from Vigna radiata var. radiata cultivar VC1973A unplaced genomic scaffold, Vradiata_ver6 scaffold_160, whole genome shotgun sequence.
GTTGGTGGTGTTTTTCTGGATTTCGGGTAAGTGCAAGAATGTACTTTTTTAAATGGAATCTGTAATAGAGGGGTTTATTTTTTAAGCGAAACCTAACCTAAGttattttttgggtattgataTAACTGCACGTTTAATGGCTTCAAGAAAACCAAGtgtaagttaaaattttatgttttattggtATGGGTGATGTATAACGTTTGATTGTTAGTATTTAATGTATgtcattttaatgttttgtagtggcgCCTTCGTATTTTCATGGATTCGGCCAGCATTCTTGAAATGAATACCAAACTAAAATACCGTCATATAAAGCGTCTTAATATGACCCCTTTTAAGTGGTGCATGAACCTTGTAAACCCTATTgaagtgaatttaaaattaatgaaggAGATGGTTCAACGGTGGGTTGGGACTGATGTTAGTTTTAGGGTGTGTCAACAATTGGTTCCTTTCAATGTTGTGGACGTTTTCATGGCCACAGGGTTAGACATAGGTGGTCTAGACGTTACCTTTGATGAATGTTTAGTTGGATTAGTTGGTGACATGTTTAATCCCAGAACCACGACAAAGAAGGACTTGATTCAGATGTTTCATATGATTGTAGTGGATGAGGACATAGAGGTGGATGTGGTGTGTAGACCATACATTTTAGTTTGTTTggttacattttattttctgagGAAGTCTAAACATGTTTGTAACATGCCCTGCTCACTTTTAGATGATTTGgatagtttgtgtttgtatgattaGGCATCCTGTGTACATAATAACATtgtacaaaatttaaacaagtGTATGAAGAAAATAATGCGTGGAGAAATCTCAAAGTCACTGGGGCTTAGTGGCAATGTAGCTGTTTTGCAGgtaacatattttattgaacAATTATGATTGAAATTGTTACAAATATGGCCtaattgtttgttttgatatttCAAGGCTTGGGCCGTAGAAAGATTGTCCTTGCACGGTCATCGATCTCAAAGGCTCTGGCCGCACATATGGCGATGGTTCCCTTACACGGGAAGgaagaaagaatttcaaatatgTTTAAGAACGGAAAAGTAAGCCTTTGAAAGTTTCatgaattgtgtttttttaattagtgaTGGATATATTTGAgtaatttagttatatttgtttttcatagtTAAAAATGGATTGGTACTTAAGTGTGAACGATCGTGAAAAGGCGGAAGTGCGGGCTGCTTTTCACATGGATGACGGAGGAATTCGTCAAGAGACGAAGGGTGAACCATCAACCATTCCGGACACATACGAAGACAGCTCTGATGATGGTCATTGGGAAGCATATGCAGAGGAGATaatcaggaaaaaaaattctgaaataataatattgaatgGCAGAATTGCAAGCCTTACGAAGGAGTTGATGGACCTGCGTCAATGTCCAATCTATAACGAAGAAGGTGATGTTTGTCACGATGAAGAAGGTTATGGTGTAGGTGATGAAGGATTTGGTGGCGGGGACGATGAACAACATAAAGGGGATGAAGGTTGTGATGGTGGAGACGATGAACACCAAAAAGGGGATGAACCTTATTGTGGTGGAGTTGAAGAACACCGTTTACAGGATGAACGATGTGGTGGTGGAAGCGATGAACACCCTTCAGCGGATGAAGAACCACCACTCAAACATCACAAAGTTGCAGGAACTGACAAAGCCGTAGCATCTGACTCTCTTCAGTATtatattgatgttgatgatggtgaCAATGATGTTGATGTAGATGAAGAGCATGTACCGTTGCGGAAGTTTGTTGGTGATCCAGCCACCGATGTGGATGTTGAGAAACTATACATTGCAGTTAGCGTTAAAGACAGAGCAAATAGgtaaatgttttgaatttaaattgtgTTCTGTGAAAGGTATTGTTTTGCGattgaataatatttgtatttattcagGGTAGTATGTGACATCATTGGTCAGTCTTTGAACACAACATCTATTTAGACTTTAGCGCCACGTACATATGTTGATAACATGGTTAGTATGACGTTTCTTGACGGAGTTTGTAGTGttcttatttatgttatttagaGAATTTGAATTGTGTAGGTGGTGTTATTTGCGTCAACAATGTTTATGCACTATCAAAAACGGTTGACCGGTGTTGTGAGGAGGGTGCATTTCAGTTCTTTGTACGCGGTAAgtcataatttatttcaattgatATATATCTTGGTACAAATAATGTAAAAGCCATTAATGCATTTGTAATTGTTTACAGGACcatattataaatgattataaCCGAATGGAAAAAAATCAACATGTTTATACACTTCATAACTTCGCCAGCTATCTGAGGAATGACCATTTTGGTCTTGCTGACATTCCCACCGTTGAGTTTGTGAGTTAGTTTAATGTGTTGTTATTAAGTTTGGAAATTGTACCATGTTCATGTATTTAGATTTCAGTTATGTTGTTTGTAGGTGTTTATGCCATTTTTCCATGATTACCACTGGTGGTGTTATTGTTTGAACATGAATACATTACAAATATCTGTCATTGACTCATTAAACAAGGCTGTGAGAGATCGGAAGAGGATTGACTTGTTTGTGGTATGAAATCACAGTTGATGTTCTCCTTGAATGTTGTCAATTAATGATCTTTTTTGAAAGTGCTTAATGTACTTGTTTGTTAGGGTAAAAACATGGCCAAATTTTTGTGCATGTTGTACAATCAACCTGAAGGTACTATTGCTCCTTTGCCTGTTGTATTATCAAACATCCCAAGCCAACCGAACTTGTAAGTTGTGATAATCATTGATTGTAAAGAATTTGGTGCTTTCACTATTGTATGTTgtcataagttatatatttggTTCTGTGATTTCAGATTTGATTGTGGAGTGATAATGTTAAAGGCAATGGAAATTTGGGATGGAGAGGACAGGTACAACGGCAAGAGCTTGCCGCAATATACAAATGTAAGCCGGTATTTCATTGTTACAAATTTGACATGATGGTGTTCTTTATATCTGAGGTAAAAAAACGTTTTGTTTCAGGAGGACTTGAGAGAAATTAGAAAGAACTACGTCAAGGAGTGGATTTTGGACAATGAAAACCTTGCAAGAATGGAAGCGCTTCATGTGTATGGGTTTTTGGAGGATTGTTAGGATTATTTAGGTGTATGGTggattgtaaatatttttgttttgtatctcaaattacattgtttccttgtACAGATGCATTTATATATAAGATcacattgttgatgatttgttCATCTCCACCggcatttatatatatatatatatatatatatatatatatatatatatatNNNNNNNNNNNNNNNNNNNNNNNNNNNNNNNNNNNNNNNNNNNNNNNNNNNNNNNNNNNNNNNNNNNNNNNNNNNNNNNNNNNNNNNNNNNNNNNNNNNNNNNNNNNNNNNNNNNNNNNNNNNNNNNNNNNNNNNNNNNNNNNNNNNNNNNNNNNNNNNNNNNNNNNNNNNNNNNNNNNNNNNNNNNNNNNNNNNNNNNNNNNNNNNNNNNNNNNNNNNNNNNNNNNNNNNNNNNNNNNNNNNNNNNNNNNNNNNNNNNNNNNNNNNNNNNNNNNNNNNNNNNNNNNNNNNNNNNNNNNNNNNNNNNNNNNNNNNNNNNNNNNNNNNNNNNNNNNNNNNNNNNNNNNNNNNNNNNNNNNNNNNNNNNNNNNNNNNNNNNNNNNNNNNNNNNNNNNNNNNNNNNNNNNNNNNNNNNNNNNNNNNNNNNNNNNNNNNNNNNNNNNNNNNNNNNNNNNNNNNNNNNNNNNNNNNNNNNNNNNNNNNNNNNNNNNNNNNNNNNNNNNNNNNNNNNNNNNNNNNNNNNNNNNNNNNNNNNNNNNNNNNNNNNNNNNNNNNNNNNNNNNNNNNNNNNNNNNNNNNNNNNNNNNNNNNNNNNNNNNNNNNNNNNNNNNNNNNNNNNNNNNNNNNNNNNNNNNNNNNNNNNNNNNNNNNNNNNNNNNNNNNNNNNNNNNNNNNNNNNNNNNNNNNNNNNNNNNNNNNNNNNNNNNNNNNNNNNNNNNNNNNNNNNNNNNNNNNNNNNNNNNNNNNNNNNNNNNNNNNNNNNNNNNNNNNNNNNNNNNNNNNNNNNNNNNNNNNNNNNNNNNNNNNNNNNNNNNNNNNNNNNNNNNNNNNNNNNNNNNNNNNNNNNNNNNNNNNNNNNNNNNNNNNNNNNNNNNNNNNNNNNNNAGAGGACCATTGTCATTGTTTGTAAATGTGTGTGTATGGATCTGTGTGTGAAGTTTGGGAGGTGTTGTTTGGAGACCTCAAGAGGGAGTGAATGAGGCAAGTATGAGATTCCACAAGGAAGGTTCAAGAAGAAACTCATT
It contains:
- the LOC106779714 gene encoding uncharacterized protein LOC106779714: MAMVPLHGKEERISNMFKNGKLKMDWYLSVNDREKAEVRAAFHMDDGGIRQETKGEPSTIPDTYEDSSDDGHWEAYAEEIIRKKNSEIIILNGRIASLTKELMDLRQCPIYNEEGDVCHDEEGYGVGDEGFGGGDDEQHKGDEGCDGGDDEHQKGDEPYCGGVEEHRLQDERCGGGSDEHPSADEEPPLKHHKVAGTDKAVASDSLQYYIDVDDGDNDVDVDEEHVPLRKFVGDPATDVDVEKLYIAVSVKDRANRVVCDIIGGVICVNNVYALSKTVDRCCEEGAFQFFDHIINDYNRMEKNQHVYTLHNFASYLRNDHFGLADIPTVEFVFMPFFHDYHWWCYCLNMNTLQISVIDSLNKAVRDRKRIDLFVGKNMAKFLCMLYNQPEGTIAPLPVVLSNIPSQPNLFDCGVIMLKAMEIWDGEDRYNGKSLPQYTNEDLREIRKNYVKEWILDNENLARMEALHVYGFLEDC